A DNA window from Arachis hypogaea cultivar Tifrunner chromosome 18, arahy.Tifrunner.gnm2.J5K5, whole genome shotgun sequence contains the following coding sequences:
- the LOC112772530 gene encoding auxin response factor 2B: protein MRQQGNVPSSVISSHSMHLGVLATAWHAILTGTIFTVYYKPRTSPAEFIVPYDQYMESLKNNYTIGMRFKMRFEGEEAPEQRFTGTIVGIEDADSKRWPESKWRCLKVRWDETSNIPRPERVSPWKIEPALAPPALNPLSYIQIFFQALFFGGY, encoded by the exons ATGAGACAGCAGGGGAATGTCCCATCCTCGGTTATTTCTAGCCACAGTATGCATCTTGGGGTTCTTGCAACTGCTTGGCATGCCATCTTGACAGGAACCATATTCACTGTTTATTATAAACCGAG GACTAGTCCTGCTGAGTTCATTGTTCCATACGACCAATATATGGAATCTCTAAAGAATAATTACACCATAGGAATGCGGTTTAAAATGAGGTTTGAAGGTGAAGAGGCTCCGGAACAGAG GTTTACTGGTACCATTGTTGGAATAGAAGATGCTGACTCAAAAAGGTGGCCTGAATCAAAATGGAGATGCCTCAAG GTGAGATGGGATGAAACATCTAACATTCCCCGTCCAGAGAGGGTTTCCCCTTGGAAAATAGAGCCTGCTCTTGCTCCTCCAGCTCTGAACCCTCTTTCCTATATTCAGATCTTCTTTCAGGCTTTGTTTTTTGGTGGCTACTGA